One window of Paludibacter propionicigenes WB4 genomic DNA carries:
- a CDS encoding DUF6734 family protein, with amino-acid sequence MQHSSNTAFHVLWTKPSTDKGEHFSMNDAEILTMVLSALMWQKHNGSISLYTDKTGYEFLRDRELLGLWDGGIDTDVLEMTDYPIDAEVFWAAGKLIALEKQATPCVMLDTDLIITRPLQKLLKNQKITALHPEELNGEAYLSPDVLKCPRDFSFPPFYNWEVLPSNTAFLYIADDPFKDFYLGEAKRFMFHNTDKPMEMVSQMVFAEQRLLSICADYKKMPVQYLLPAPFSGTNETVVHLWGFKGLLRRNENLQAVYCRQLIKTLGKELETNRFFQRYVQAYFSEELKIAVQCL; translated from the coding sequence ATGCAGCATTCCTCCAATACAGCCTTTCATGTTTTATGGACAAAACCTTCGACCGACAAGGGTGAGCATTTCAGCATGAATGATGCGGAGATACTGACCATGGTGCTGTCTGCTTTGATGTGGCAAAAACACAACGGCTCTATAAGTCTTTATACCGATAAAACAGGGTATGAGTTTCTCCGGGACAGGGAACTGCTCGGACTGTGGGATGGAGGCATCGATACCGATGTGCTTGAAATGACCGATTATCCGATTGACGCAGAAGTATTTTGGGCAGCAGGCAAGTTGATAGCGCTGGAAAAACAGGCGACACCGTGTGTAATGCTCGATACCGATTTAATTATCACACGCCCACTGCAGAAGCTGTTGAAAAATCAGAAAATAACCGCGCTGCACCCCGAGGAACTGAACGGTGAGGCCTATCTGAGTCCCGATGTATTGAAGTGCCCGCGCGATTTCAGTTTTCCGCCTTTTTATAACTGGGAAGTACTGCCGTCCAATACAGCCTTTTTGTATATTGCGGATGACCCGTTTAAAGACTTTTACCTCGGAGAAGCCAAACGATTTATGTTTCATAATACCGACAAGCCCATGGAGATGGTTTCTCAGATGGTTTTTGCGGAGCAAAGATTACTCTCTATATGTGCCGATTATAAAAAGATGCCCGTACAGTATTTGCTCCCCGCTCCGTTTTCGGGCACCAACGAAACCGTTGTCCATCTTTGGGGATTTAAAGGCCTGTTGCGCCGGAATGAGAACCTGCAAGCCGTTTATTGCAGGCAGCTGATCAAAACACTGGGTAAAGAGCTTGAAACAAACCGCTTTTTTCAGCGCTATGTGCAAGCTTATTTCTCCGAAGAACTGAAAATAGCTGTTCAATGCCTCTGA
- a CDS encoding Y-family DNA polymerase, protein MFGLIDCNNFYASCERVFQPMLNGKPVVVLSNNDGCVIARSSEAKALGIPMGEPAYKLKELIESNRVAVFSSNYVLYGDMSHRVMSIIGTFVPDMEIYSIDEAFLHFDGFENIDLNGLANKLVRTVIKSTGIPVSLGIAPTKTLAKVANKFAKKYKQYNGVCIMDTDEKREKALKLTPIANVWGIGRQYSKKLQYHSINTAWDFTLRTKAWVRQHMGVVGERTWLELRGTACIEMERPASKKSICTSRSFGEKLTSIEPVSEAVANFAAACAEKLRAQKTTAAVVMVFIHTNPFATNQPQYANQAVMHLPVSTNDTTEIIDYALRGLRSIFREGYRYKKAGVIVSEISPERPLQANLFDTRDRTKYKKVMTVMDKLNASYGKQKVKIAAQGFDRKWKLKNEKLSPCYSTNLKDILVVKAE, encoded by the coding sequence ATGTTCGGGTTAATTGATTGCAATAACTTTTATGCATCCTGTGAGCGGGTTTTCCAGCCAATGCTCAACGGGAAACCCGTCGTGGTGCTATCGAACAACGACGGATGCGTTATTGCCCGATCGTCCGAAGCAAAAGCGCTCGGCATCCCAATGGGTGAGCCGGCGTATAAACTCAAAGAGCTGATTGAAAGTAACCGGGTGGCCGTTTTTTCGTCCAATTATGTTTTGTACGGAGACATGTCGCACAGGGTTATGAGCATCATTGGAACTTTTGTGCCCGATATGGAGATATACTCCATCGACGAGGCTTTTCTGCATTTCGATGGCTTTGAGAATATCGACCTCAACGGGCTCGCCAATAAACTGGTGCGGACGGTCATAAAAAGCACCGGAATACCCGTAAGTCTGGGCATAGCTCCCACCAAAACACTGGCCAAAGTAGCCAACAAATTTGCCAAGAAATACAAGCAATACAACGGGGTGTGCATAATGGACACCGACGAGAAACGCGAAAAAGCGCTTAAGCTTACGCCCATAGCCAACGTGTGGGGCATTGGCCGGCAATACTCCAAGAAACTGCAATACCACAGCATCAACACGGCCTGGGATTTCACCCTGCGCACCAAAGCCTGGGTAAGGCAGCACATGGGCGTGGTGGGCGAAAGAACCTGGCTCGAACTGCGCGGCACAGCCTGTATTGAAATGGAACGACCGGCTTCGAAAAAATCGATCTGCACTTCGCGCAGTTTTGGCGAAAAGCTGACAAGCATTGAACCCGTATCCGAAGCAGTTGCCAACTTTGCAGCGGCCTGTGCCGAAAAGCTACGCGCGCAAAAAACCACTGCAGCCGTGGTTATGGTATTTATACACACCAATCCCTTTGCCACCAACCAACCGCAGTATGCCAACCAAGCGGTGATGCACCTGCCCGTTTCGACCAACGACACGACCGAAATTATCGACTATGCCCTCAGGGGGCTCAGATCCATCTTCAGGGAAGGCTACCGCTATAAAAAAGCCGGCGTCATAGTAAGCGAAATATCTCCCGAGCGTCCGTTGCAGGCCAATCTGTTCGACACGCGCGACCGAACCAAATACAAAAAAGTGATGACCGTAATGGACAAACTCAACGCGTCCTACGGCAAGCAAAAAGTAAAAATAGCAGCTCAGGGCTTCGACCGGAAGTGGAAACTGAAAAATGAAAAACTATCGCCCTGCTACAGCACCAATCTGAAAGATATACTGGTAGTAAAAGCAGAATAA
- a CDS encoding LexA family protein: MQHIRKIADSSTLDFYSANTNSQMPLPFVDGGIAAGFPSPAQDYIDLKIDLNTELINNPTSTFYAKVKGTSMQDAGIMDGDILVVDKSLDPKDGDTAVCFIDGEFTLKYIKFETDVIYLVPANPKFEPIKVTEENNFCIWGIVTYSIKNHRKN; this comes from the coding sequence ATGCAACATATCAGAAAAATAGCAGACTCCTCCACGCTGGATTTTTATTCGGCCAACACCAATTCGCAGATGCCTCTGCCTTTTGTGGATGGAGGAATAGCCGCCGGATTTCCAAGCCCGGCTCAGGATTATATTGACCTGAAGATTGATTTAAATACCGAGCTGATCAACAATCCGACAAGCACTTTTTACGCCAAAGTAAAAGGAACATCCATGCAGGATGCCGGTATTATGGATGGCGATATACTTGTGGTGGATAAAAGTCTGGATCCTAAAGACGGCGACACGGCTGTATGTTTTATCGATGGAGAATTTACGCTGAAATATATAAAATTTGAAACCGATGTAATTTATCTTGTTCCGGCCAATCCTAAGTTTGAGCCGATAAAGGTAACGGAAGAGAATAACTTTTGTATCTGGGGAATTGTAACGTATTCCATCAAAAATCACCGTAAAAACTAA
- a CDS encoding tyrosine-type recombinase/integrase, which yields MKYNVINDRLQAINVELSNLLQSAKEVPDKQLIIEKLNDVCNKVESVKELVVETFWETTDRFVEATNVTPSSRKQLKSALKRFKTFEGTLSYSLTFGNINGETLTAFEQWLKDGTRGRNSITSILKRIQRFFSWAIKDQKLNQVEVTITNPFTDFTITPEMYGTPVVLEKAERDYLFDLPLVNERMKKIRDIFIFQCYCGARISDLMKLTTANLHGDILKYVPQKTAKESIKEVVIPLNKNAIHILKRYNDPEGYLLPRMSDTEINRTLKTLFKTVSKERPKGLDRPVGHLNPKTEIIEYIPLHELASTHLARRTFAGLMYAAGQKDDLIASMTGHSENSKAFTRYRAIDMDLKKKATKNQ from the coding sequence GTGAAATACAATGTTATCAACGACCGTTTACAAGCAATCAATGTAGAGCTATCAAACCTACTTCAGAGTGCAAAGGAAGTGCCAGATAAACAATTAATAATAGAAAAACTGAATGACGTTTGCAATAAAGTAGAAAGTGTAAAGGAGCTTGTTGTCGAGACTTTCTGGGAAACAACTGACAGGTTTGTTGAAGCCACAAATGTAACACCTTCTAGTCGCAAACAATTAAAATCTGCATTGAAGCGTTTTAAGACCTTTGAGGGAACTCTTTCCTATAGCCTAACATTTGGCAATATCAATGGAGAAACCCTTACAGCATTTGAGCAATGGCTCAAAGATGGCACACGTGGGCGAAACTCTATTACTTCAATTCTGAAAAGAATTCAGCGTTTTTTTAGTTGGGCGATTAAAGATCAAAAATTGAATCAGGTAGAAGTAACAATTACCAACCCATTTACAGACTTTACTATCACACCGGAAATGTACGGAACACCTGTAGTCCTAGAAAAAGCAGAAAGAGACTATCTGTTCGATTTACCATTAGTGAACGAGCGCATGAAAAAAATAAGGGATATTTTTATTTTCCAGTGTTACTGTGGCGCACGTATTAGCGATTTAATGAAATTGACAACTGCGAATTTACATGGAGACATTTTAAAGTATGTTCCGCAAAAAACAGCAAAAGAAAGCATTAAAGAAGTCGTAATACCATTGAATAAAAATGCTATTCATATATTGAAACGGTATAATGACCCCGAAGGCTATCTATTGCCTCGGATGAGTGATACGGAAATAAATAGAACATTAAAAACTCTTTTCAAAACAGTCAGTAAGGAAAGACCTAAAGGATTAGACAGACCTGTTGGACACTTAAATCCAAAAACTGAAATCATCGAATATATACCACTTCATGAACTTGCTTCCACCCATCTGGCTCGTAGAACTTTTGCTGGATTAATGTATGCTGCAGGGCAAAAAGACGATTTAATTGCTTCAATGACAGGACATAGTGAAAATTCAAAAGCCTTTACAAGATACCGGGCTATTGATATGGATTTGAAGAAAAAAGCAACTAAAAATCAATGA
- a CDS encoding DUF6291 domain-containing protein → MKDGFILYCSHYPTINKLSNEDKGKLLDAVFLYHIKGIEPKFDSFPVELAFSFLKQQFDRDEEKYLKTVEKNKSNGSKGGRPKKSEEPKQPSGIIGILEEPRKADKDKDKEKENNKEVKNKYEHKIPILKQDDGFLSSIPLEWNPIISKWLDFKKERKESYKSFTSLNIMFEKLKKFSNEDPIIGLEIIENSISSNYSGFFELKNNQNGTDKLSNSTNKITRNANDKSIYC, encoded by the coding sequence ATGAAGGATGGCTTTATTCTTTATTGTTCGCATTATCCGACAATAAATAAATTGTCGAACGAAGATAAGGGTAAATTACTCGATGCTGTATTCCTATACCATATTAAAGGTATTGAACCTAAATTTGATTCCTTTCCAGTTGAACTTGCCTTTTCATTTTTGAAGCAACAATTTGATAGAGATGAAGAAAAATACTTAAAGACTGTAGAAAAAAACAAATCAAATGGCTCAAAAGGTGGTCGACCCAAAAAATCAGAAGAACCCAAACAACCCAGTGGGATAATTGGGATATTAGAAGAACCCAGAAAAGCCGATAAGGATAAGGATAAGGAAAAAGAGAATAATAAGGAAGTTAAAAACAAATATGAACACAAAATCCCAATTTTGAAACAGGATGATGGATTTCTTTCTTCAATTCCTTTAGAGTGGAACCCAATTATAAGTAAATGGCTCGATTTTAAAAAAGAGAGAAAAGAATCTTATAAAAGTTTTACATCCTTAAATATAATGTTTGAGAAATTGAAGAAGTTTTCAAACGAAGATCCAATTATAGGATTGGAAATAATTGAAAACTCAATTTCATCAAATTATTCAGGTTTCTTCGAACTTAAAAACAACCAAAATGGAACAGATAAACTCAGTAATTCAACAAATAAAATCACAAGAAATGCAAACGATAAATCGATCTACTGTTAG
- a CDS encoding ATP-binding protein has protein sequence MEQINSVIQQIKSQEMQTINRSTVSIETFKRVINQICPDFLITDENKEILNELYRYINNTSKVLDCSKGIWFWGSIGTGKSTLMKILAEAQRAADKDRGFKCVNCSELATKYAAYGFEAMNESTFNEGEKPHPVERGFDEVGREPIPAKYFGNDLNVMQYIFGMRYELRNTVKTHVTTNVRKESIPILYGDYINDRLYETFNFIEIKGESKRGATK, from the coding sequence ATGGAACAGATAAACTCAGTAATTCAACAAATAAAATCACAAGAAATGCAAACGATAAATCGATCTACTGTTAGCATTGAGACTTTCAAAAGGGTAATTAATCAAATCTGCCCAGATTTTTTAATAACAGACGAAAATAAAGAGATTTTAAACGAACTGTACAGATACATTAACAACACATCGAAAGTTCTAGATTGCTCAAAAGGCATATGGTTTTGGGGCTCTATTGGTACCGGCAAGAGCACACTAATGAAAATCCTTGCAGAAGCTCAAAGAGCAGCCGACAAAGACCGAGGGTTTAAATGTGTAAATTGTTCCGAATTAGCAACCAAGTATGCCGCTTACGGTTTTGAAGCAATGAATGAAAGCACATTTAACGAGGGAGAAAAACCTCATCCAGTCGAACGTGGATTCGATGAAGTTGGTCGTGAGCCTATACCTGCCAAGTATTTTGGAAATGATTTGAATGTTATGCAGTATATTTTCGGAATGCGTTACGAACTCAGAAACACAGTTAAAACTCATGTTACAACTAATGTACGCAAAGAGTCAATACCGATACTTTACGGAGACTATATTAACGACAGACTTTATGAGACGTTCAATTTTATAGAAATTAAAGGAGAATCAAAACGAGGTGCTACTAAGTAA
- a CDS encoding DEAD/DEAH box helicase family protein, which yields MLNQNPEQIARDQIDKQLSECGWIIQNKQRINLHAGLGVAIREYQTDVGPADYVLFVGGKPVGIIEAKREEEGQKFSVHEGQIEEYAKAKLKLINNEPLPFLYLSTGAITRFADTRDPKPRFREVFTFHRPEGLQNWLRKEKSLRRRMAEDMPALITDGLRDCQIDAITKLEESFKKNKPKALIQMATGSGKTFTAITFIYRLLKNVKANKVLFLVDTKNLGEQAEGEFRSYIPQDDNRLFPELHGVVRLNSSFVPQDCQVYISTIQRLYSILKGTELDESAEQENPNELKSFAKEAMPVVYNEKIPIEFFDFIVIDECHRSIYNLWKQVLDYFDAFQVGLTATPDNRTFGYFNQNVVSDYGYEKAVIDGVLVPYNVYTIETQITQQGAALKMGEMVDKRERLTRKKFWEAVDEDVEYSGKQLDRDIVNPSTIRSIIREVKNTLPAIFPDRISGDGSFEVPKMLVFAKTDSHAEDIIEIIREEFDESNDFCKKITYQSSEDPKTILNSFRNLYYPRIAVTVDMIATGTDVRPLEVLLFMRDVKSRSYYEQMKGRGTRTCSIEELRAKGTPSAKFSKDHFVIIDAIGVEQSQKTDSRPLEKAPGVSLKEVLQRIAVGDRSEEILTTLANRLLRLDKQINTHEKETFSSLAEGKNIAHVVKQLLNAYDPDTVEGVRTSVQSDKKGFPPAEIESAIKAEQQQIVEQAVAVFHNPDLRDFITDVRKKYDQIIDTLNQDTIIKSGWVKDIEAEAQQTVQGFKVWIETHKDEITSLQLFYGQPYQRRELTYKMIKELSQKLVLDKPNLAPMQVWKAYQKLEDAGSPLSEMIALVSLVRRIIGIDEILTLYDKTVDKNFQDWVWKRHSGAGHKFSEEQMEWLRMIKEHVTSSFHIEKDDFDYNPFNSQGGLARMWQLFGDETEEIINELNEVLAA from the coding sequence ATGCTCAACCAAAATCCTGAACAAATAGCCCGAGACCAAATCGACAAGCAATTGTCGGAATGTGGTTGGATTATTCAGAATAAGCAGAGGATAAATCTTCATGCCGGGTTGGGTGTGGCAATACGTGAATATCAAACGGATGTTGGTCCGGCTGATTATGTACTATTTGTTGGAGGGAAACCGGTTGGTATTATTGAAGCGAAACGCGAAGAAGAGGGACAGAAATTTTCAGTACACGAGGGTCAGATAGAGGAATACGCAAAAGCTAAGCTAAAACTGATTAATAACGAGCCTTTACCGTTTTTATATTTAAGTACCGGGGCTATCACTCGCTTTGCCGATACGCGCGACCCCAAACCTCGTTTCAGGGAAGTGTTTACATTCCATCGTCCTGAAGGGCTACAAAACTGGTTGCGGAAAGAAAAATCGCTGCGCAGGCGAATGGCTGAGGATATGCCTGCGCTTATTACTGATGGTTTGCGCGATTGTCAGATAGATGCCATTACCAAATTAGAAGAATCTTTTAAAAAGAATAAGCCGAAAGCCCTGATTCAGATGGCTACCGGTTCGGGTAAGACCTTTACGGCTATTACCTTTATTTACCGCTTACTGAAAAACGTAAAGGCTAATAAAGTACTGTTTCTGGTAGATACGAAAAACCTGGGCGAACAGGCTGAGGGCGAATTTCGCAGCTATATTCCGCAAGACGATAACCGCTTATTTCCCGAACTACATGGCGTAGTGAGATTGAACAGTTCGTTTGTGCCGCAGGATTGCCAGGTTTATATCAGTACTATTCAACGGTTGTATTCTATTCTGAAAGGAACAGAACTTGATGAAAGCGCCGAACAGGAAAACCCAAACGAATTGAAAAGTTTTGCCAAAGAAGCCATGCCGGTGGTGTATAACGAAAAAATCCCCATTGAGTTTTTCGACTTTATCGTGATTGACGAATGTCACCGAAGCATCTACAACCTTTGGAAACAGGTGTTGGATTATTTCGATGCGTTTCAGGTAGGACTCACGGCTACGCCAGATAACCGCACCTTTGGTTATTTCAACCAAAATGTAGTTTCGGACTACGGTTACGAAAAAGCGGTGATTGATGGTGTGTTGGTTCCGTACAATGTATATACCATCGAAACACAGATAACACAACAAGGTGCAGCCCTGAAAATGGGCGAAATGGTGGATAAGCGCGAACGCCTTACTCGCAAAAAGTTTTGGGAGGCGGTGGACGAAGATGTGGAATACAGCGGTAAGCAGTTGGACAGGGATATTGTAAACCCCAGCACTATTCGCTCCATTATCCGTGAAGTAAAGAACACCTTACCTGCCATATTTCCTGACCGTATTTCGGGGGATGGTTCGTTCGAAGTGCCTAAGATGCTGGTATTTGCCAAGACCGATAGCCACGCTGAAGATATTATTGAAATTATACGGGAGGAATTTGACGAGAGTAATGATTTTTGCAAGAAAATCACCTACCAGAGTTCCGAAGACCCCAAAACGATACTCAACAGTTTCCGCAATTTGTATTACCCGCGCATAGCCGTTACGGTAGATATGATTGCTACCGGAACCGATGTGCGACCGCTTGAAGTATTGCTGTTTATGCGCGATGTAAAAAGTCGCAGTTATTACGAGCAAATGAAAGGACGTGGTACGCGTACCTGCTCCATCGAAGAATTGCGAGCCAAGGGAACTCCTTCTGCTAAATTTTCCAAAGATCATTTTGTGATTATCGATGCCATTGGTGTGGAGCAATCGCAGAAAACCGATAGCCGACCGCTGGAAAAAGCGCCGGGTGTTTCGCTCAAAGAGGTTTTGCAGCGTATAGCTGTGGGCGACCGTAGCGAGGAAATACTGACCACGCTGGCCAACCGTCTGCTTCGTCTTGATAAACAGATAAACACCCACGAAAAAGAAACATTTAGTTCGCTGGCCGAAGGCAAAAACATTGCCCATGTGGTGAAACAACTGCTTAATGCTTATGACCCGGATACAGTGGAAGGTGTACGAACGAGTGTTCAATCAGACAAAAAAGGATTTCCACCTGCTGAAATAGAATCGGCCATTAAAGCCGAACAGCAACAAATAGTGGAACAAGCTGTAGCTGTATTTCATAACCCCGACCTGCGCGACTTTATTACCGATGTGCGTAAAAAGTACGACCAAATAATTGACACGTTGAATCAGGACACCATAATCAAAAGCGGTTGGGTTAAGGATATTGAAGCCGAAGCGCAACAAACTGTGCAGGGCTTTAAAGTCTGGATTGAGACGCACAAAGATGAAATTACGTCATTGCAACTGTTCTACGGGCAGCCTTATCAGCGTCGTGAGTTGACTTACAAGATGATTAAAGAACTTTCCCAAAAGCTTGTTCTTGATAAACCCAACCTTGCCCCTATGCAAGTATGGAAAGCTTACCAAAAACTGGAAGATGCCGGAAGTCCACTCTCGGAAATGATTGCTTTGGTATCATTGGTACGTCGGATAATCGGCATAGATGAAATACTTACTCTCTATGACAAAACAGTAGATAAAAACTTTCAGGACTGGGTATGGAAACGCCACTCCGGTGCAGGACATAAATTCAGCGAAGAACAAATGGAATGGTTACGCATGATTAAAGAACATGTAACCAGTAGCTTCCATATTGAGAAAGATGATTTCGATTACAATCCATTCAATTCGCAGGGAGGATTAGCCCGTATGTGGCAATTGTTTGGTGACGAAACGGAGGAAATTATTAATGAATTGAATGAGGTGTTAGCAGCGTAA